The following are encoded in a window of Scleropages formosus chromosome 7, fSclFor1.1, whole genome shotgun sequence genomic DNA:
- the celf1 gene encoding CUGBP Elav-like family member 1 isoform X7: protein MNGTLDHPDQPDMDAIKMFVGQIPRSWTEEQLRELFEPYGAVYEINVLRDRSQNPPQSKGCCFVTYYTRKSALEAQNALHNMKILPGMHHPIQMKPADSEKNNAVEDRKLFIGMISKKCNENDIRLMFSPYGQIEECRILRGPDGLSRGCAFVTFTARQMAQTAIKAMHQSQTMEGCSSPIVVKFADTQKDKEQKRIAQQLQQQMQQLNAASMWGNLTGLNSLGPQYLALYLQLLQQSASSGNTLNNLHPMSGLNAMQNLAALAAAASAAQSTPTGSNALTTSSSPLSVLTSSAGSSPTSSTNSSVNPMASLGALQSLAAGAGAGLNMGSLAGMAALNGGLGSGGLSNGTGSTMEALTQAYSGIQQYAAAALPSLYNQSLLSQQNVGAAGSQKEGPEGANLFIYHLPQEFGDQDLLQMFMPFGNVISAKVFIDKQTNLSKCFGFVSYDNPVSSQAAIQSMNGFQIGMKRLKVQLKRSKNDSKPY from the exons atgaatgggaCTCTGGACCACCCAGACCAGCCTGACATGGATGCCATCAAGATGTTTGTGGGCCAGATCCCTCGATCGTGGACAGAGGAGCAGCTCCGTGAGCTCTTTGAACCCTATGGTGCAGTCTACGAGATCAATGTGCTGAGGGACAGGAGTCAGAACCCCCCACAGAGCAAAG GTTGTTGTTTTGTAACGTATTATACTCGTAAATCAGCATTAGAAGCACAAAATGCCCTCCATAATATGAAAATACTGCCAGGG ATGCATCACCCAATCCAGATGAAGCCTGCAGACAGTGAGAAGAATAATG CAGTCGAAGACAGGAAGTTATTTATAGGAATGATCTCAAAGAAGTGCAATGAGAATGACATCAGGCTTATGTTCTCACCATACGGACAGATTGAGGAATGCAGGATATTGCGTGGACCAGATGGACTGAGCCGTG GCTGTGCATTTGTCACCTTCACAGCAAGGCAGATGGCTCAAACGGCCATAAAGGCCATGCATCAGTCACAGACAATGGAG GGCTGCTCATCCCCCATTGTGGTGAAGTTTGCTGACACCCAGAAGGACAAGGAGCAGAAACGCATCgcccagcagctccagcagcagatGCAGCAGCTCAATGCCGCATCCATGTGGGGGAATCTAACAGGGTTGAATTCCCTTGGGCCACAGTACCTTGCA CTTTATTTGCAGCTCCTCCAACAGTCGGCATCCTCTGGGAACACGCTGAACAATTTGCATCCCATGTCAG GCTTGAATGCTATGCAGAACTTGGCGGCTCTTGCAGCAGCAGCTAGTGCAGCCCAGTCCACCCCAACTGGCTCCAATGCTCTCACCACCTCAAGCAGCCCCCTCAGTGTCTTGACTAGCTCAG CAGGGTCATCTCCCACATCTAGCACCAACTCCTCAGTCAACCCCATGGCCTCTCTGGGAGCCCTTCAGTCCCTTGCAGCTGGTGCTGGGGCAGGGCTTAACATGGGTTCGCTAGCTG GTATGGCAGCTTTGAATGGAGGACTCGGGAGTGGTGGCCTGTCCAACGGCACGGGCAGCACGATGGAAGCACTGACACAGGCATACTCGGGTATACAGCAGTATGCAGCTGCTGCCCTTCCCAGCTTGTACAACCAGAGTCTGCTGTCCCAGCAGAATGTGGGTGCTGCCGGCAGTCAGAAAGAAG GTCCTGAAGGTGCCAACTTGTTCATCTACCACCTACCCCAGGAGTTTGGAGATCAAGATCTGCTCCAAATGTTCATGCCATTTGGAAACGTTATCTCTGCCAAGGTGTTCATCGACAAGCAGACCAACCTTAGCAAGTGTTTTG GTTTTGTAAGTTATGACAATCCGGTCTCATCTCAGGCAGCCATTCAGTCGATGAACGGTTTCCAGATTGGCATGAAGCGACTAAAGGTTCAGCTTAAGCGATCCAAAAACGACAGCAAGCCATACTGA
- the celf1 gene encoding CUGBP Elav-like family member 1 isoform X1 produces the protein MDSIDPDVLYLSSEQHGQPQCELPHTALEVPVLGGAKKMNGTLDHPDQPDMDAIKMFVGQIPRSWTEEQLRELFEPYGAVYEINVLRDRSQNPPQSKGCCFVTYYTRKSALEAQNALHNMKILPGMHHPIQMKPADSEKNNAVEDRKLFIGMISKKCNENDIRLMFSPYGQIEECRILRGPDGLSRGCAFVTFTARQMAQTAIKAMHQSQTMEGCSSPIVVKFADTQKDKEQKRIAQQLQQQMQQLNAASMWGNLTGLNSLGPQYLALYLQLLQQSASSGNTLNNLHPMSGLNAMQNLAALAAAASAAQSTPTGSNALTTSSSPLSVLTSSAGSSPTSSTNSSVNPMASLGALQSLAAGAGAGLNMGSLAGMAALNGGLGSGGLSNGTGSTMEALTQAYSGIQQYAAAALPSLYNQSLLSQQNVGAAGSQKEGPEGANLFIYHLPQEFGDQDLLQMFMPFGNVISAKVFIDKQTNLSKCFGFVSYDNPVSSQAAIQSMNGFQIGMKRLKVQLKRSKNDSKPY, from the exons ATGGATAGCATCGACCCCGATGTCCTGTATCTGTCCTCGGAGCAGCACGGGCAGCCACAATGTGAGCTTCCCCATACTGCCCTGGAGGTACCAGTTCTCGGGGG agcaaagaaaatgaatgggaCTCTGGACCACCCAGACCAGCCTGACATGGATGCCATCAAGATGTTTGTGGGCCAGATCCCTCGATCGTGGACAGAGGAGCAGCTCCGTGAGCTCTTTGAACCCTATGGTGCAGTCTACGAGATCAATGTGCTGAGGGACAGGAGTCAGAACCCCCCACAGAGCAAAG GTTGTTGTTTTGTAACGTATTATACTCGTAAATCAGCATTAGAAGCACAAAATGCCCTCCATAATATGAAAATACTGCCAGGG ATGCATCACCCAATCCAGATGAAGCCTGCAGACAGTGAGAAGAATAATG CAGTCGAAGACAGGAAGTTATTTATAGGAATGATCTCAAAGAAGTGCAATGAGAATGACATCAGGCTTATGTTCTCACCATACGGACAGATTGAGGAATGCAGGATATTGCGTGGACCAGATGGACTGAGCCGTG GCTGTGCATTTGTCACCTTCACAGCAAGGCAGATGGCTCAAACGGCCATAAAGGCCATGCATCAGTCACAGACAATGGAG GGCTGCTCATCCCCCATTGTGGTGAAGTTTGCTGACACCCAGAAGGACAAGGAGCAGAAACGCATCgcccagcagctccagcagcagatGCAGCAGCTCAATGCCGCATCCATGTGGGGGAATCTAACAGGGTTGAATTCCCTTGGGCCACAGTACCTTGCA CTTTATTTGCAGCTCCTCCAACAGTCGGCATCCTCTGGGAACACGCTGAACAATTTGCATCCCATGTCAG GCTTGAATGCTATGCAGAACTTGGCGGCTCTTGCAGCAGCAGCTAGTGCAGCCCAGTCCACCCCAACTGGCTCCAATGCTCTCACCACCTCAAGCAGCCCCCTCAGTGTCTTGACTAGCTCAG CAGGGTCATCTCCCACATCTAGCACCAACTCCTCAGTCAACCCCATGGCCTCTCTGGGAGCCCTTCAGTCCCTTGCAGCTGGTGCTGGGGCAGGGCTTAACATGGGTTCGCTAGCTG GTATGGCAGCTTTGAATGGAGGACTCGGGAGTGGTGGCCTGTCCAACGGCACGGGCAGCACGATGGAAGCACTGACACAGGCATACTCGGGTATACAGCAGTATGCAGCTGCTGCCCTTCCCAGCTTGTACAACCAGAGTCTGCTGTCCCAGCAGAATGTGGGTGCTGCCGGCAGTCAGAAAGAAG GTCCTGAAGGTGCCAACTTGTTCATCTACCACCTACCCCAGGAGTTTGGAGATCAAGATCTGCTCCAAATGTTCATGCCATTTGGAAACGTTATCTCTGCCAAGGTGTTCATCGACAAGCAGACCAACCTTAGCAAGTGTTTTG GTTTTGTAAGTTATGACAATCCGGTCTCATCTCAGGCAGCCATTCAGTCGATGAACGGTTTCCAGATTGGCATGAAGCGACTAAAGGTTCAGCTTAAGCGATCCAAAAACGACAGCAAGCCATACTGA
- the celf1 gene encoding CUGBP Elav-like family member 1 isoform X5, translating into MDSIDPDVLYLSSEQHGQPQCELPHTALEVPVLGGAKKMNGTLDHPDQPDMDAIKMFVGQIPRSWTEEQLRELFEPYGAVYEINVLRDRSQNPPQSKGCCFVTYYTRKSALEAQNALHNMKILPGMHHPIQMKPADSEKNNAVEDRKLFIGMISKKCNENDIRLMFSPYGQIEECRILRGPDGLSRGCAFVTFTARQMAQTAIKAMHQSQTMEGCSSPIVVKFADTQKDKEQKRIAQQLQQQMQQLNAASMWGNLTGLNSLGPQYLALLQQSASSGNTLNNLHPMSGLNAMQNLAALAAAASAAQSTPTGSNALTTSSSPLSVLTSSAGSSPTSSTNSSVNPMASLGALQSLAAGAGAGLNMGSLAGMAALNGGLGSGGLSNGTGSTMEALTQAYSGIQQYAAAALPSLYNQSLLSQQNVGAAGSQKEGPEGANLFIYHLPQEFGDQDLLQMFMPFGNVISAKVFIDKQTNLSKCFGFVSYDNPVSSQAAIQSMNGFQIGMKRLKVQLKRSKNDSKPY; encoded by the exons ATGGATAGCATCGACCCCGATGTCCTGTATCTGTCCTCGGAGCAGCACGGGCAGCCACAATGTGAGCTTCCCCATACTGCCCTGGAGGTACCAGTTCTCGGGGG agcaaagaaaatgaatgggaCTCTGGACCACCCAGACCAGCCTGACATGGATGCCATCAAGATGTTTGTGGGCCAGATCCCTCGATCGTGGACAGAGGAGCAGCTCCGTGAGCTCTTTGAACCCTATGGTGCAGTCTACGAGATCAATGTGCTGAGGGACAGGAGTCAGAACCCCCCACAGAGCAAAG GTTGTTGTTTTGTAACGTATTATACTCGTAAATCAGCATTAGAAGCACAAAATGCCCTCCATAATATGAAAATACTGCCAGGG ATGCATCACCCAATCCAGATGAAGCCTGCAGACAGTGAGAAGAATAATG CAGTCGAAGACAGGAAGTTATTTATAGGAATGATCTCAAAGAAGTGCAATGAGAATGACATCAGGCTTATGTTCTCACCATACGGACAGATTGAGGAATGCAGGATATTGCGTGGACCAGATGGACTGAGCCGTG GCTGTGCATTTGTCACCTTCACAGCAAGGCAGATGGCTCAAACGGCCATAAAGGCCATGCATCAGTCACAGACAATGGAG GGCTGCTCATCCCCCATTGTGGTGAAGTTTGCTGACACCCAGAAGGACAAGGAGCAGAAACGCATCgcccagcagctccagcagcagatGCAGCAGCTCAATGCCGCATCCATGTGGGGGAATCTAACAGGGTTGAATTCCCTTGGGCCACAGTACCTTGCA CTCCTCCAACAGTCGGCATCCTCTGGGAACACGCTGAACAATTTGCATCCCATGTCAG GCTTGAATGCTATGCAGAACTTGGCGGCTCTTGCAGCAGCAGCTAGTGCAGCCCAGTCCACCCCAACTGGCTCCAATGCTCTCACCACCTCAAGCAGCCCCCTCAGTGTCTTGACTAGCTCAG CAGGGTCATCTCCCACATCTAGCACCAACTCCTCAGTCAACCCCATGGCCTCTCTGGGAGCCCTTCAGTCCCTTGCAGCTGGTGCTGGGGCAGGGCTTAACATGGGTTCGCTAGCTG GTATGGCAGCTTTGAATGGAGGACTCGGGAGTGGTGGCCTGTCCAACGGCACGGGCAGCACGATGGAAGCACTGACACAGGCATACTCGGGTATACAGCAGTATGCAGCTGCTGCCCTTCCCAGCTTGTACAACCAGAGTCTGCTGTCCCAGCAGAATGTGGGTGCTGCCGGCAGTCAGAAAGAAG GTCCTGAAGGTGCCAACTTGTTCATCTACCACCTACCCCAGGAGTTTGGAGATCAAGATCTGCTCCAAATGTTCATGCCATTTGGAAACGTTATCTCTGCCAAGGTGTTCATCGACAAGCAGACCAACCTTAGCAAGTGTTTTG GTTTTGTAAGTTATGACAATCCGGTCTCATCTCAGGCAGCCATTCAGTCGATGAACGGTTTCCAGATTGGCATGAAGCGACTAAAGGTTCAGCTTAAGCGATCCAAAAACGACAGCAAGCCATACTGA
- the celf1 gene encoding CUGBP Elav-like family member 1 isoform X4 — protein MDSIDPDVLYLSSEQHGQPQCELPHTALEVPVLGGAKKMNGTLDHPDQPDMDAIKMFVGQIPRSWTEEQLRELFEPYGAVYEINVLRDRSQNPPQSKGCCFVTYYTRKSALEAQNALHNMKILPGMHHPIQMKPADSEKNNVEDRKLFIGMISKKCNENDIRLMFSPYGQIEECRILRGPDGLSRGCAFVTFTARQMAQTAIKAMHQSQTMEGCSSPIVVKFADTQKDKEQKRIAQQLQQQMQQLNAASMWGNLTGLNSLGPQYLALYLQLLQQSASSGNTLNNLHPMSGLNAMQNLAALAAAASAAQSTPTGSNALTTSSSPLSVLTSSGSSPTSSTNSSVNPMASLGALQSLAAGAGAGLNMGSLAGMAALNGGLGSGGLSNGTGSTMEALTQAYSGIQQYAAAALPSLYNQSLLSQQNVGAAGSQKEGPEGANLFIYHLPQEFGDQDLLQMFMPFGNVISAKVFIDKQTNLSKCFGFVSYDNPVSSQAAIQSMNGFQIGMKRLKVQLKRSKNDSKPY, from the exons ATGGATAGCATCGACCCCGATGTCCTGTATCTGTCCTCGGAGCAGCACGGGCAGCCACAATGTGAGCTTCCCCATACTGCCCTGGAGGTACCAGTTCTCGGGGG agcaaagaaaatgaatgggaCTCTGGACCACCCAGACCAGCCTGACATGGATGCCATCAAGATGTTTGTGGGCCAGATCCCTCGATCGTGGACAGAGGAGCAGCTCCGTGAGCTCTTTGAACCCTATGGTGCAGTCTACGAGATCAATGTGCTGAGGGACAGGAGTCAGAACCCCCCACAGAGCAAAG GTTGTTGTTTTGTAACGTATTATACTCGTAAATCAGCATTAGAAGCACAAAATGCCCTCCATAATATGAAAATACTGCCAGGG ATGCATCACCCAATCCAGATGAAGCCTGCAGACAGTGAGAAGAATAATG TCGAAGACAGGAAGTTATTTATAGGAATGATCTCAAAGAAGTGCAATGAGAATGACATCAGGCTTATGTTCTCACCATACGGACAGATTGAGGAATGCAGGATATTGCGTGGACCAGATGGACTGAGCCGTG GCTGTGCATTTGTCACCTTCACAGCAAGGCAGATGGCTCAAACGGCCATAAAGGCCATGCATCAGTCACAGACAATGGAG GGCTGCTCATCCCCCATTGTGGTGAAGTTTGCTGACACCCAGAAGGACAAGGAGCAGAAACGCATCgcccagcagctccagcagcagatGCAGCAGCTCAATGCCGCATCCATGTGGGGGAATCTAACAGGGTTGAATTCCCTTGGGCCACAGTACCTTGCA CTTTATTTGCAGCTCCTCCAACAGTCGGCATCCTCTGGGAACACGCTGAACAATTTGCATCCCATGTCAG GCTTGAATGCTATGCAGAACTTGGCGGCTCTTGCAGCAGCAGCTAGTGCAGCCCAGTCCACCCCAACTGGCTCCAATGCTCTCACCACCTCAAGCAGCCCCCTCAGTGTCTTGACTAGCTCAG GGTCATCTCCCACATCTAGCACCAACTCCTCAGTCAACCCCATGGCCTCTCTGGGAGCCCTTCAGTCCCTTGCAGCTGGTGCTGGGGCAGGGCTTAACATGGGTTCGCTAGCTG GTATGGCAGCTTTGAATGGAGGACTCGGGAGTGGTGGCCTGTCCAACGGCACGGGCAGCACGATGGAAGCACTGACACAGGCATACTCGGGTATACAGCAGTATGCAGCTGCTGCCCTTCCCAGCTTGTACAACCAGAGTCTGCTGTCCCAGCAGAATGTGGGTGCTGCCGGCAGTCAGAAAGAAG GTCCTGAAGGTGCCAACTTGTTCATCTACCACCTACCCCAGGAGTTTGGAGATCAAGATCTGCTCCAAATGTTCATGCCATTTGGAAACGTTATCTCTGCCAAGGTGTTCATCGACAAGCAGACCAACCTTAGCAAGTGTTTTG GTTTTGTAAGTTATGACAATCCGGTCTCATCTCAGGCAGCCATTCAGTCGATGAACGGTTTCCAGATTGGCATGAAGCGACTAAAGGTTCAGCTTAAGCGATCCAAAAACGACAGCAAGCCATACTGA
- the celf1 gene encoding CUGBP Elav-like family member 1 isoform X2 produces the protein MDSIDPDVLYLSSEQHGQPQCELPHTALEVPVLGGAKKMNGTLDHPDQPDMDAIKMFVGQIPRSWTEEQLRELFEPYGAVYEINVLRDRSQNPPQSKGCCFVTYYTRKSALEAQNALHNMKILPGMHHPIQMKPADSEKNNVEDRKLFIGMISKKCNENDIRLMFSPYGQIEECRILRGPDGLSRGCAFVTFTARQMAQTAIKAMHQSQTMEGCSSPIVVKFADTQKDKEQKRIAQQLQQQMQQLNAASMWGNLTGLNSLGPQYLALYLQLLQQSASSGNTLNNLHPMSGLNAMQNLAALAAAASAAQSTPTGSNALTTSSSPLSVLTSSAGSSPTSSTNSSVNPMASLGALQSLAAGAGAGLNMGSLAGMAALNGGLGSGGLSNGTGSTMEALTQAYSGIQQYAAAALPSLYNQSLLSQQNVGAAGSQKEGPEGANLFIYHLPQEFGDQDLLQMFMPFGNVISAKVFIDKQTNLSKCFGFVSYDNPVSSQAAIQSMNGFQIGMKRLKVQLKRSKNDSKPY, from the exons ATGGATAGCATCGACCCCGATGTCCTGTATCTGTCCTCGGAGCAGCACGGGCAGCCACAATGTGAGCTTCCCCATACTGCCCTGGAGGTACCAGTTCTCGGGGG agcaaagaaaatgaatgggaCTCTGGACCACCCAGACCAGCCTGACATGGATGCCATCAAGATGTTTGTGGGCCAGATCCCTCGATCGTGGACAGAGGAGCAGCTCCGTGAGCTCTTTGAACCCTATGGTGCAGTCTACGAGATCAATGTGCTGAGGGACAGGAGTCAGAACCCCCCACAGAGCAAAG GTTGTTGTTTTGTAACGTATTATACTCGTAAATCAGCATTAGAAGCACAAAATGCCCTCCATAATATGAAAATACTGCCAGGG ATGCATCACCCAATCCAGATGAAGCCTGCAGACAGTGAGAAGAATAATG TCGAAGACAGGAAGTTATTTATAGGAATGATCTCAAAGAAGTGCAATGAGAATGACATCAGGCTTATGTTCTCACCATACGGACAGATTGAGGAATGCAGGATATTGCGTGGACCAGATGGACTGAGCCGTG GCTGTGCATTTGTCACCTTCACAGCAAGGCAGATGGCTCAAACGGCCATAAAGGCCATGCATCAGTCACAGACAATGGAG GGCTGCTCATCCCCCATTGTGGTGAAGTTTGCTGACACCCAGAAGGACAAGGAGCAGAAACGCATCgcccagcagctccagcagcagatGCAGCAGCTCAATGCCGCATCCATGTGGGGGAATCTAACAGGGTTGAATTCCCTTGGGCCACAGTACCTTGCA CTTTATTTGCAGCTCCTCCAACAGTCGGCATCCTCTGGGAACACGCTGAACAATTTGCATCCCATGTCAG GCTTGAATGCTATGCAGAACTTGGCGGCTCTTGCAGCAGCAGCTAGTGCAGCCCAGTCCACCCCAACTGGCTCCAATGCTCTCACCACCTCAAGCAGCCCCCTCAGTGTCTTGACTAGCTCAG CAGGGTCATCTCCCACATCTAGCACCAACTCCTCAGTCAACCCCATGGCCTCTCTGGGAGCCCTTCAGTCCCTTGCAGCTGGTGCTGGGGCAGGGCTTAACATGGGTTCGCTAGCTG GTATGGCAGCTTTGAATGGAGGACTCGGGAGTGGTGGCCTGTCCAACGGCACGGGCAGCACGATGGAAGCACTGACACAGGCATACTCGGGTATACAGCAGTATGCAGCTGCTGCCCTTCCCAGCTTGTACAACCAGAGTCTGCTGTCCCAGCAGAATGTGGGTGCTGCCGGCAGTCAGAAAGAAG GTCCTGAAGGTGCCAACTTGTTCATCTACCACCTACCCCAGGAGTTTGGAGATCAAGATCTGCTCCAAATGTTCATGCCATTTGGAAACGTTATCTCTGCCAAGGTGTTCATCGACAAGCAGACCAACCTTAGCAAGTGTTTTG GTTTTGTAAGTTATGACAATCCGGTCTCATCTCAGGCAGCCATTCAGTCGATGAACGGTTTCCAGATTGGCATGAAGCGACTAAAGGTTCAGCTTAAGCGATCCAAAAACGACAGCAAGCCATACTGA
- the celf1 gene encoding CUGBP Elav-like family member 1 isoform X3: MDSIDPDVLYLSSEQHGQPQCELPHTALEVPVLGGAKKMNGTLDHPDQPDMDAIKMFVGQIPRSWTEEQLRELFEPYGAVYEINVLRDRSQNPPQSKGCCFVTYYTRKSALEAQNALHNMKILPGMHHPIQMKPADSEKNNAVEDRKLFIGMISKKCNENDIRLMFSPYGQIEECRILRGPDGLSRGCAFVTFTARQMAQTAIKAMHQSQTMEGCSSPIVVKFADTQKDKEQKRIAQQLQQQMQQLNAASMWGNLTGLNSLGPQYLALYLQLLQQSASSGNTLNNLHPMSGLNAMQNLAALAAAASAAQSTPTGSNALTTSSSPLSVLTSSGSSPTSSTNSSVNPMASLGALQSLAAGAGAGLNMGSLAGMAALNGGLGSGGLSNGTGSTMEALTQAYSGIQQYAAAALPSLYNQSLLSQQNVGAAGSQKEGPEGANLFIYHLPQEFGDQDLLQMFMPFGNVISAKVFIDKQTNLSKCFGFVSYDNPVSSQAAIQSMNGFQIGMKRLKVQLKRSKNDSKPY, encoded by the exons ATGGATAGCATCGACCCCGATGTCCTGTATCTGTCCTCGGAGCAGCACGGGCAGCCACAATGTGAGCTTCCCCATACTGCCCTGGAGGTACCAGTTCTCGGGGG agcaaagaaaatgaatgggaCTCTGGACCACCCAGACCAGCCTGACATGGATGCCATCAAGATGTTTGTGGGCCAGATCCCTCGATCGTGGACAGAGGAGCAGCTCCGTGAGCTCTTTGAACCCTATGGTGCAGTCTACGAGATCAATGTGCTGAGGGACAGGAGTCAGAACCCCCCACAGAGCAAAG GTTGTTGTTTTGTAACGTATTATACTCGTAAATCAGCATTAGAAGCACAAAATGCCCTCCATAATATGAAAATACTGCCAGGG ATGCATCACCCAATCCAGATGAAGCCTGCAGACAGTGAGAAGAATAATG CAGTCGAAGACAGGAAGTTATTTATAGGAATGATCTCAAAGAAGTGCAATGAGAATGACATCAGGCTTATGTTCTCACCATACGGACAGATTGAGGAATGCAGGATATTGCGTGGACCAGATGGACTGAGCCGTG GCTGTGCATTTGTCACCTTCACAGCAAGGCAGATGGCTCAAACGGCCATAAAGGCCATGCATCAGTCACAGACAATGGAG GGCTGCTCATCCCCCATTGTGGTGAAGTTTGCTGACACCCAGAAGGACAAGGAGCAGAAACGCATCgcccagcagctccagcagcagatGCAGCAGCTCAATGCCGCATCCATGTGGGGGAATCTAACAGGGTTGAATTCCCTTGGGCCACAGTACCTTGCA CTTTATTTGCAGCTCCTCCAACAGTCGGCATCCTCTGGGAACACGCTGAACAATTTGCATCCCATGTCAG GCTTGAATGCTATGCAGAACTTGGCGGCTCTTGCAGCAGCAGCTAGTGCAGCCCAGTCCACCCCAACTGGCTCCAATGCTCTCACCACCTCAAGCAGCCCCCTCAGTGTCTTGACTAGCTCAG GGTCATCTCCCACATCTAGCACCAACTCCTCAGTCAACCCCATGGCCTCTCTGGGAGCCCTTCAGTCCCTTGCAGCTGGTGCTGGGGCAGGGCTTAACATGGGTTCGCTAGCTG GTATGGCAGCTTTGAATGGAGGACTCGGGAGTGGTGGCCTGTCCAACGGCACGGGCAGCACGATGGAAGCACTGACACAGGCATACTCGGGTATACAGCAGTATGCAGCTGCTGCCCTTCCCAGCTTGTACAACCAGAGTCTGCTGTCCCAGCAGAATGTGGGTGCTGCCGGCAGTCAGAAAGAAG GTCCTGAAGGTGCCAACTTGTTCATCTACCACCTACCCCAGGAGTTTGGAGATCAAGATCTGCTCCAAATGTTCATGCCATTTGGAAACGTTATCTCTGCCAAGGTGTTCATCGACAAGCAGACCAACCTTAGCAAGTGTTTTG GTTTTGTAAGTTATGACAATCCGGTCTCATCTCAGGCAGCCATTCAGTCGATGAACGGTTTCCAGATTGGCATGAAGCGACTAAAGGTTCAGCTTAAGCGATCCAAAAACGACAGCAAGCCATACTGA
- the celf1 gene encoding CUGBP Elav-like family member 1 isoform X6, whose translation MDSIDPDVLYLSSEQHGQPQCELPHTALEVPVLGGAKKMNGTLDHPDQPDMDAIKMFVGQIPRSWTEEQLRELFEPYGAVYEINVLRDRSQNPPQSKGCCFVTYYTRKSALEAQNALHNMKILPGMHHPIQMKPADSEKNNAVEDRKLFIGMISKKCNENDIRLMFSPYGQIEECRILRGPDGLSRGCAFVTFTARQMAQTAIKAMHQSQTMEGCSSPIVVKFADTQKDKEQKRIAQQLQQQMQQLNAASMWGNLTGLNSLGPQYLALLQQSASSGNTLNNLHPMSGLNAMQNLAALAAAASAAQSTPTGSNALTTSSSPLSVLTSSGSSPTSSTNSSVNPMASLGALQSLAAGAGAGLNMGSLAGMAALNGGLGSGGLSNGTGSTMEALTQAYSGIQQYAAAALPSLYNQSLLSQQNVGAAGSQKEGPEGANLFIYHLPQEFGDQDLLQMFMPFGNVISAKVFIDKQTNLSKCFGFVSYDNPVSSQAAIQSMNGFQIGMKRLKVQLKRSKNDSKPY comes from the exons ATGGATAGCATCGACCCCGATGTCCTGTATCTGTCCTCGGAGCAGCACGGGCAGCCACAATGTGAGCTTCCCCATACTGCCCTGGAGGTACCAGTTCTCGGGGG agcaaagaaaatgaatgggaCTCTGGACCACCCAGACCAGCCTGACATGGATGCCATCAAGATGTTTGTGGGCCAGATCCCTCGATCGTGGACAGAGGAGCAGCTCCGTGAGCTCTTTGAACCCTATGGTGCAGTCTACGAGATCAATGTGCTGAGGGACAGGAGTCAGAACCCCCCACAGAGCAAAG GTTGTTGTTTTGTAACGTATTATACTCGTAAATCAGCATTAGAAGCACAAAATGCCCTCCATAATATGAAAATACTGCCAGGG ATGCATCACCCAATCCAGATGAAGCCTGCAGACAGTGAGAAGAATAATG CAGTCGAAGACAGGAAGTTATTTATAGGAATGATCTCAAAGAAGTGCAATGAGAATGACATCAGGCTTATGTTCTCACCATACGGACAGATTGAGGAATGCAGGATATTGCGTGGACCAGATGGACTGAGCCGTG GCTGTGCATTTGTCACCTTCACAGCAAGGCAGATGGCTCAAACGGCCATAAAGGCCATGCATCAGTCACAGACAATGGAG GGCTGCTCATCCCCCATTGTGGTGAAGTTTGCTGACACCCAGAAGGACAAGGAGCAGAAACGCATCgcccagcagctccagcagcagatGCAGCAGCTCAATGCCGCATCCATGTGGGGGAATCTAACAGGGTTGAATTCCCTTGGGCCACAGTACCTTGCA CTCCTCCAACAGTCGGCATCCTCTGGGAACACGCTGAACAATTTGCATCCCATGTCAG GCTTGAATGCTATGCAGAACTTGGCGGCTCTTGCAGCAGCAGCTAGTGCAGCCCAGTCCACCCCAACTGGCTCCAATGCTCTCACCACCTCAAGCAGCCCCCTCAGTGTCTTGACTAGCTCAG GGTCATCTCCCACATCTAGCACCAACTCCTCAGTCAACCCCATGGCCTCTCTGGGAGCCCTTCAGTCCCTTGCAGCTGGTGCTGGGGCAGGGCTTAACATGGGTTCGCTAGCTG GTATGGCAGCTTTGAATGGAGGACTCGGGAGTGGTGGCCTGTCCAACGGCACGGGCAGCACGATGGAAGCACTGACACAGGCATACTCGGGTATACAGCAGTATGCAGCTGCTGCCCTTCCCAGCTTGTACAACCAGAGTCTGCTGTCCCAGCAGAATGTGGGTGCTGCCGGCAGTCAGAAAGAAG GTCCTGAAGGTGCCAACTTGTTCATCTACCACCTACCCCAGGAGTTTGGAGATCAAGATCTGCTCCAAATGTTCATGCCATTTGGAAACGTTATCTCTGCCAAGGTGTTCATCGACAAGCAGACCAACCTTAGCAAGTGTTTTG GTTTTGTAAGTTATGACAATCCGGTCTCATCTCAGGCAGCCATTCAGTCGATGAACGGTTTCCAGATTGGCATGAAGCGACTAAAGGTTCAGCTTAAGCGATCCAAAAACGACAGCAAGCCATACTGA